ATGACATCGCCAAATATGGTGATGATGCTGCAGACGCTTTGGACAACCTGCTCGGGAGAGGGATTACAAGTGATGCCATAGAAAATACAGTGAAACACGGCGTAACTCTAAAAGCCTTAAGAGAGGGCATCGAAAAAGCTGACAGGCATTTTTCAAGGAAATTCAGCACCGTTTGGACTCCTCTCTGGGGGAGTGCTTACAAAGTTGGTGACGTCAGTGATTCCATGATAACTATCCCCAGAGGTAACGAGAGGATGGGATTAATACATTCATTCCTCAGGCATATCTGGGGTTATGAGGCAGAAGTTAAACCCATGACATCCTTCTGGCCTATAGGTCAGAGGGTTACCATTAACGGCAAAACCCTCCAAATGCCCAAGGTCTTTAAGGACGAAGGGGAGGTTGCGGAATTTGCAAGTGACGTCCTTCAGAGGGCTTTAAAGCTCGATAAATACAGGGGACAATTCACGAGTGGCAGAGTTGTTCTAGATGTTGATCTCTCAGACGTTGGCATCTACAAACCCGGAATAGACTCGGTAACGTATGTCTTTGCCTGCGAGGGAAGGACATGTGGCTTAATAACAATGTATCCAAATGGTCCCGAGGTAGTGATTTACAAGAGGTTTGGGGGATGATGTTATGGAGGAGTTGCTGCTTGAGGGAAGGCATTTTACTGTGAGGGTTTTTACTAACCGGCCTGTTGATTATGCTTTTCCTTTTTTTGGCATTATCCTCGTTGATGGAGAGTTAATTGCCGGCACGTGCATGATTGAGGGGGAGAGAAAAACCCTCTCCCCAATTGATTTAGACCCATATGTTACCTTTCAGGATTTGCTTGATTGTTGTGAGTTTTTCCTGTTTGATACGGAGGAGCAGGGTGGATATAGGGTTGGAGACATTAGGAGGCACGCTAAGAAGCATGGTTTTCCCGTGGGAGAAAAGACAAGATTATTCTGGTCAAGCTTAGGCGTATACATGGGAGATTACACCTTCGAACTCGCGAACAATACCGTAAACCTCCATTACTACAATAATTATCTCAAGTTGAGCAATGGTTGTCCTGAGTTTGAGGGGAGGTATAAGGGCACGATTTTAATTCCCCTGAAAGAGTTTGTAGAGGACGCTTTGAAGTTAAGCTACGAGTACCTGACAAAACACGGGCCAATACTCGATGAGCTCTTTATAAAGGAGGGACTTAGACCAACCAGTGAAGAGCTCTATGATGCGTTATGGAAGAGGCACAAAACGGTCAAGAAACTATATGAGGAAATCTTTTCTGGGGGTAGTAAATCTTCAGGGTGATGTTATGGAGGAGTTGCTGCATGAGGGAAGACATTTTCGTTGTGAAAATGGATGCGGGGAGATGTTCTCGAACAGCCGGGTGCTATGGTCGTCTACCGTTTAACCGTTAAGCTTAAAGGTTGGATGATAAGGCAGAACGCCCTTGAGGCCATCCGTATCCAGGTGAACAGGTACCTCCAGAAGAACGTTGGAAGGAGCAACTACAACTTCAAGATCAGGGTTTATCCGTTCCAGGTTCTCCGTGAGAACCCGATGGCAACCGGAAGGAAGGCTGACCGTTACGGAAACGGTATGCGCAGGCCCTTTGGAAAACCGATTGGACTTGCCGCCAGGGTTAGGAAGGACCAGAAGATACTCACCGTCTGGGTGAACGGCCAGCACCTCAAGTTCGCCCTCGGTGCAATGCACAGGGCCAAGATGAAGCTCCCCTACAGTGCCTACTACAGGATCTACGATAAGGAAGGCAACGACGTTACCACGAAGGTTCTCTCCACCATGAAGCTCTGACTGCATTCTTTTCTTCCTTTGACTTCTGGCGTATATTCATAATGGTTATTAACGGTGCCTCCCTATTCAAACCGGTGGGAGCATGGTAAGCTCGTACTTCAGGAACCTGTTCCTCAAGCTGGGCCTTCCAGAGGACAGGATGGAAGTTCTTGAATCCAAGGGGGCTCTGGTTGAGGACGAGTTCGAGAGGATAAAATACCTCCACTTCAGGGACTCCGCGAGGAACTTCAGGAGGGGAACCGCCGCGAGGAGAACCACCACACCAGGCCCGCAGATTCCTCCACCCCCACTGCTCGTTGATGATGTCGGAGATTCACTTGAACTGGTTGTAGCTGGGGCTGATGTTGTGGTTGTCTCGGAGACAGGGACTTTAGCGGGCTTGACACCAAGGAGGGCAGGGGCTGTACCCCAGGTGCCGTAGTTAGTCCAGAAGATTGGAACACCATATGGGTTCTTCTCGTTCGGCCAGTTAGTCCAGTACTCAGTGTTGGCCTCATAGAAGAGCGTTGCCATGTAAACCGGAGCCGCTGGAACGTCTTGGAGCCAAATCTGGCAGAGCTGCTTTATGTACTGGACCTCTTTGTTCTCGTCGACCGTCTTTCCAAACTCCTCTAAAATCTGGTCAACCTGTGGGTTCTCGTACTTGCCGTAGTTGGCTCCACCGTCCTTTGAAATGAGCATGTTGAAGACAGCATAAGCGCTCGGCTGGAAGGTTCCGGACCAGTGGAGGGCAAGGTCGAAGTCACCATTCTGAAGACTCTTCATAAAGAAGTTGGTCCAGTCACCCTTCTCTATCTCGACCTCAATTCCAACGGCCTTGAGCTGGTTCGCTATGATCTCACCGGCTTGGAGCCAGTCGTTACAGCCGGCACATGTGACGAATTTGAGCTTGAGCGACTTGCCGTTGTACTCCCTGATGCCGTCGCCGTCGGTATCCTTGATACCAGCCTCGTCGAGGAGCTTTATTGCCCCGGCAACATCACCGTACTTCCAGCCGTACTAGCTGATGAGGCCGTCAATACCAACCTTGTTGCTCCACTTGTTTAGGAGACCCGGACCGAATGGAACCTGCTTTGGAAGGTCGCTTATCGGACCCTGGTTGACGATCTGGTAAGGGTTGATTGCCATCGCTATTGCCCTTCTGACTTTCGGATTGTCGAGCGGGGCGTGCTTGGTGTTGAAGTAGAGCAGAACGGGGGCAACGGGCGGGAAGTAGGGGTACCTGTCGAGCCAGCTCGCGAGCTTGGGGTTCTTCTGCTTGGCCGAAACTATGTCGATATAATAGGTACCGACGTCGAGGTCGCCCTTGATGAACATGTTGGCGGCCTGGTTGTTGTCGGTGACGTAGAGCTGGACGATGTACTTTGGTCCGGGCTTTCCGAAGATCTTTGCTCCCCACCAGTCCTCATTCCTCTCAAGGATGGCCTTTTCCTGTCCCACTATCTCCTTGAGCTTGTAGGCTCCAGAACCGACGAGGTACTTCATCTCATCGCCGGTGAAGGTCATCTTTGGTATGTCCTCGGGGTTGATCTTCTCAAAAACGTGCTTCGGAACTATGAGTGCACCCTGTCCCCAGCCGAAGAACATCTGAAGCTGCCAGAGCTGATAGTTGGGGGTCCCCTCGAAGATAAACTGAACCGTCCTGTCATCAACGACCTTTATCTCCTTGAGTCCGAGGTTGCCCCAGTTCCTGAGGCCAATCTTTTCGTAGTACTCATAGGAGAACTTGACGTCTTCGGCGGTCAGGGGCTTGCCGTCCTGCCACTTGAGGCCCGATCTGAGCTTGACTTCAAAGGTGTCGTCGTCAACCCACTTGGCACTTTCTGCAAGCCACGGTTTGAGCTCACCGGTCATGAAGTTGAACATGCACAGAGGCTCAAAAACAAGACCATCTATTCCAAGCACTGAGCCTCCCGTGAACGGGTTGGCGTTCGTTGGAGGGGCGCTGTTGGCAGTGTAGAGGGTCTCATTCCTTGGCAGACTTTCTGCCGCCAAACCGTATCCAGCCCCGAAGAGGCTGGCCAGTAAAATGGCCATAAGGCCCATGGCTACGGCTTTCTTCATAGGCACCACCACTTATAATGTTGATCATTTTTATAGTTTAAGCCCAATCTATATAAACCTTTTTATTATATAGACCTGAGCCGATAACTGCAAAAATGCCCTAAATACCACATTGGGCTATCCAGTGAGCGATGTTCCTGAGGAGGCAAAAACGCCAAACAGCAAAATGCCAAGGTTACGAAAATTATAAAAAAGGTTAGAGTTATAATTTATATAGGTGAAAGCATGGCGGAGTTTGCATGGGGTGTTGTACAGTCAGCGTTTCAGTTCGAGATGGGCGATCCTCTCAGGAGGTTCATAGATACGAGGAGTGACTGGTGGCACTGGGTCCGCGACCCTTTCAACATAAAAAACGATCTCGTGAGCGGCCATCTTCCGGAGGATGGCATAAACAACTACGGACTCTATGAGATTGACCACCAGCTTGCGAAGGATATGGGGCTCAACGCCTATCAGATAACGGTTGAGTGGAGCAGAATCTTCCCCTGCCCGACTTTTGGAGTCGAAGTTGATTTTGAGAGGGACTCCTACGGACTTATAAAGAGGATAAAGATAACCAAAGAAACCCTCAAAGAGCTCGAAGGGCTCTCAAACCTTAGAGAAGTGAAGCACTACAGAAAAGTCTTAGGGAACCTCAAAAAGCTGGGGTTCTCCACTTTCGTAACCCTGAACCACCAGACCCAGCCGATATGGCTCCATGACCCTATAGAAGTCAGACAGAACTTCGAGAAAGCCCGGGCCAAGGGGTGGGCCGATGAAAGAGCCATACTTGAGTTTGCCAAGTTTGCAGCATTTGCCGCCTGGAAGCTCGGAGACTTGGTCGACTTCTGGGCGACCTTTGATGAGCCAATGGTGACTGTGGAGCTCGGCTATCTGGCACCCTACGTTGGGTGGCCCCCCGGAATACTAAACCCCAAAGCTGCCAAAGCAGTTATCATAAATCAACTCGTTGGACACGCAAGGGCCTATGATGCTATAAAAGCATTTTCGGACAAACCCGTTGGGATAATCCTCAACATAATCCCAGCATATCCCCGCGACCCAAACGACCCTAAGGACATGAAGGCCACCGAGAACTACGACCTCTTCCACAATAGGATATTCCTGGATGGAGTAAACGAAGGAAAGGTTGATCTTAATTTCGACGGAGACTACGCCAAAATCAATCACTTGGAGAGAAACGACTGGATAGGCGATAACTACTACACCAGGGAAGTGATAAGGTACACAGAGCCAAAATACGATGAGCTTCCGATAATAAACTTCGTAGGAACGGAAGGCTACGGCTACTCTTCAGAGCCCAACAGCGTCTCCAAGGACAACAACCCAACGAGCGACTTTGGCTGGGAGTGCTTCCCTCAGGGGATGTACGATTCAATAATGATCGGAAACGAGTATGGAAAACCCGTTTACATAACGGAAAATGGAATAGCCGATTCCAGGGACCTTTTAAGACCGAGATATATAAGGGAACACGTGACAAAGATGTTTGAAGCAATTCAAGCCGGCGCCGACGTGAGGGGATATTTCCACTGGGCACTCACGGATAACTACGAATGGGCGATGGGTTTTAAAATAAAGTTCGGCCTCTATGAGGTTGACCCGATAAGCAAGCAGAGGATACCAAGACCCAAGAGCATAGAAACCTACAAGAAAATTGTGCGGGAGGGATTACCTTGAAAACGATAGCAGTTGATGAGAACACCTGGAAAAAGATAAAGCTCCTGAAGGACAAGCTCGACGCAAGATCCTACGATGAGGTGCTTCAGAAGCTCATTGAAACTTGGCACCTAGTGGAGCTTGACAAGAAGATCGAAGACATAATCGTCGATGATGACGAAGCGGAGATGCTACTTAGAGTCATTAAGGAGAGGGGTAAACAATGACCCTCCCTGATAGCATCCTATTTGACGCAACATCACTGATAAAAATGCACACTGCAAGCAGGAGGAGGCTACTTGAGGTGACCCTAGCAAAATTCAACGTTTTCGTCCCGATAATCTCGATTTACAAGTATCTGGTATCTAAGGCATACATAAACAGAAAAATAGAGAACGAATTCAAAGTCCTCAAAGAAATCTACACCATCCTCCCCCTAACCGAGGAGATAGTTCTACACGGTGCAAAGATAGAGGCCAAACTCCTCAAAAAGGGGCTGAGACTTGAAGTCGATGACGTGCTCACGGGAGCCTTCGCAATAAAGCACAGAATGCTCCTGGTAACCGCTGACCAGGATAGATATAAGCCCCTAACCGAGTTTGGACTTGACATGATGGAGCTTGACTACTTCCTGAAAGAAGTAGAAAGGATGGTAGAGGAAGAATTAAAGGCCTAAATAAGTTCGGCAAAAGGACATATATGCAGGAAAAGGCTAGGAATGAACCTTATACCTTCAGCGTACTTGTAACCACTCATTTTTCCATAATAGAGAGCTATTGTCCTGAGATACGGCTCCCAAAGCTTCCAGATGTCGTCAGGAAACTGGCTTCTATGGGCCCTCACAGCCCTCAGCTTTGTTTCCATGACATCGGTTATATCAATGAAGTAGTTTGGTTTGTGGGTGTAGTAGAAGCCAACTGCGGAGACGTTATGGGGCTCAAGTCCAGCAATGAGGTCGGTTCTGTTGAAGTTTGGGAGACCCGAAAAGCCGACCGCCTCTATTCCGAGGAATCCCGCATGCCTGTGATCGGGGTGACTCTCGTAGGGGAGCCACGGATCGGGCATCAAAACCATATCAGGTTTCTCCTTTCTTATCACAGTGACTATCTCCTTTCTGACCTCCCTCGTGTAGGGAAGTTCGGTGTCGCCAAGGTCTAGGGTGTGTATCTTCTTAACCCCAAGGATTTCAGCGCTCTTTTTTTCTTCTTCAAGTCTCTTTAGGACAAGCTCATGGCGTGATATCCCATCGTCGGTCGTTCCCATCGAGCCGTCCGTGAGAAGTAGATAGACAACCTCAACCCCTGAGTCCGTTAGCTTTTTAATGGTGCCCCCGAGCCCGATAGCACAGTCGTCTGGATGCGGCTCTATGCAGATAATCTTCTCCACGTTCTTGAAAGGCTCGTTTATTTTGAAGTCAAGCTCGTCCATGAGTGCCGAAAGTGCATTGTCAAACCTCTCAAACAGTTCAAACCCCATATCATGCACCCCTATATTATAGAATTGCTCTATTTTATAATTTTTTGGAACCCCGTCTGTACACTTTTAACGGATATTTTTCGGCTTTAGGTGACAGTATTGACATTGAATACCGCAGCTACATAAAATGTAATTTTGGAAATATTTATAAATATTTGAGCACATGTAAATAATTAAATAATGCAAAACTCCAAAAAGATCCCAGTGGGGTGTAGTGGATGCAAAAGAGTGGGCCTTCGATAGTTTTAATGGTCCTGCTTCTGCTGTCCTTAACCCAAGTGGGCACTTTCTCCTGCTCAGTATCCACAAGCCGCTCGTTGAGTACTACAACCTCACGGGGACACCGTACTTCACTCTCGCCTTTGTCTTATACAGTTCAGTCTACAACGGGCCGGCCTGGGCTGGAAGCATTCCCCTTGACGCCTTCGTTGAGGAAGTGAAGGAGCTCAGAGAAGCTGGAGGGGACGTTATTATAGCCTTCGGAGGCGCAGTTGGCCCCTACCTCTGCCAGCAGGCAAAGACCCCAGAACAGCTCGCGCAGTGGTACATTCAGGTCATAGACACATACAACGCCACCTACCTTGATTTTGACATCGAGGCTGGTGTGGACGCCGACAAACTGGCGGATGCCCTCCTTATCGTACAGAGAGAAAGACCGAACGTTAGATTTAGCTTCACACTGCCCAGCGACCCAGGAATAGGTCTCGCGGGCGGATACGGAATAATAGAGACCATGGCAAAGAAGGGGGTTATCATCGACAGGGTCAACCCGATGACGATGGACTGCTACTGGATGCCAGCAAACGCGGACAACGCCATAAGCGTGGCCGAACACGTTTTCAAACAGCTCAAGAGGATCTATCCAAACAAAAGCGACGACGAGATATGGGGCATGATAGGCCTGACCCCCGATGATAGGAACCAACGACGACAAGAGCATTTTCTCGCTCCAAGATGCCGAAAAGCTCGTCGACTGGGCGATACAGCACAGAATACGCTCACTGGCCTTCTGGAGCATTGATAGAGACCACCCAGGCCCAATCGGAGAAGTCTCACC
The Thermococcus sp. 2319x1 DNA segment above includes these coding regions:
- the bgaS gene encoding beta-galactosidase BgaS, with protein sequence MAEFAWGVVQSAFQFEMGDPLRRFIDTRSDWWHWVRDPFNIKNDLVSGHLPEDGINNYGLYEIDHQLAKDMGLNAYQITVEWSRIFPCPTFGVEVDFERDSYGLIKRIKITKETLKELEGLSNLREVKHYRKVLGNLKKLGFSTFVTLNHQTQPIWLHDPIEVRQNFEKARAKGWADERAILEFAKFAAFAAWKLGDLVDFWATFDEPMVTVELGYLAPYVGWPPGILNPKAAKAVIINQLVGHARAYDAIKAFSDKPVGIILNIIPAYPRDPNDPKDMKATENYDLFHNRIFLDGVNEGKVDLNFDGDYAKINHLERNDWIGDNYYTREVIRYTEPKYDELPIINFVGTEGYGYSSEPNSVSKDNNPTSDFGWECFPQGMYDSIMIGNEYGKPVYITENGIADSRDLLRPRYIREHVTKMFEAIQAGADVRGYFHWALTDNYEWAMGFKIKFGLYEVDPISKQRIPRPKSIETYKKIVREGLP
- a CDS encoding type II toxin-antitoxin system VapC family toxin, which produces MTLPDSILFDATSLIKMHTASRRRLLEVTLAKFNVFVPIISIYKYLVSKAYINRKIENEFKVLKEIYTILPLTEEIVLHGAKIEAKLLKKGLRLEVDDVLTGAFAIKHRMLLVTADQDRYKPLTEFGLDMMELDYFLKEVERMVEEELKA
- a CDS encoding PIG-L deacetylase family protein; this translates as MGFELFERFDNALSALMDELDFKINEPFKNVEKIICIEPHPDDCAIGLGGTIKKLTDSGVEVVYLLLTDGSMGTTDDGISRHELVLKRLEEEKKSAEILGVKKIHTLDLGDTELPYTREVRKEIVTVIRKEKPDMVLMPDPWLPYESHPDHRHAGFLGIEAVGFSGLPNFNRTDLIAGLEPHNVSAVGFYYTHKPNYFIDITDVMETKLRAVRAHRSQFPDDIWKLWEPYLRTIALYYGKMSGYKYAEGIRFIPSLFLHICPFAELI